One genomic window of Candidatus Methylomirabilota bacterium includes the following:
- a CDS encoding NCS2 family permease — protein sequence MLERFFELSHRGASVGAEVRGGLTTFMVMAYIIFVNPAILGFAGIPDLQGQGPGFAATQAATCLVAGVMTMAMGLVANYPLALASGMGLNAAVAFQLVAAMKLPWPAAMGVIVLEGVVITILVLTGLREAIMHAIPASLKRAIGVGIGLFILFIGLNTAGIVKPGPPGVPVTLGELTAAPVAVALFGLLLMVWFQSRGMSSGLLVGIVLTTLLAVVVNAWTGGRAFPLPGQAVIPKTLVGWPDLSSLGAGLDFTVFARVGAVAAAVTIFSIMLSDFFDTMGTVIGIGTEAGWVGPDGRLPRLNRVLLVDSLAAVAGGAAGASSATTYVESAAGVAAGAKTGLASVVTGLCFLVALFFAPVAGVVPAQATAPALILVGFLMIRLVRDIPFGDLEEGFPALLTVTLMPFTYSITDGIGAGFVAYCVIKLLRGKGAQVHAMMYGTAAAFVIYFAMPAVRALLRA from the coding sequence GTGCTCGAACGCTTCTTCGAGTTGTCCCATCGTGGCGCGAGCGTGGGGGCCGAGGTGCGCGGCGGCCTCACCACCTTCATGGTGATGGCCTATATCATTTTCGTGAATCCCGCCATTCTGGGATTCGCGGGTATCCCGGATCTGCAGGGCCAGGGCCCGGGCTTCGCCGCCACTCAGGCCGCCACGTGCCTCGTGGCCGGCGTGATGACCATGGCCATGGGGCTTGTCGCCAACTACCCGCTGGCTCTGGCCTCGGGTATGGGGCTCAATGCCGCCGTCGCCTTCCAGCTCGTGGCCGCCATGAAGCTGCCCTGGCCGGCCGCCATGGGCGTCATCGTGCTCGAGGGCGTGGTCATCACCATCCTGGTCCTGACCGGTCTTCGCGAAGCGATCATGCATGCCATCCCCGCTTCGCTCAAGCGGGCGATCGGGGTGGGCATCGGGCTCTTCATTCTCTTCATCGGTCTCAATACCGCGGGCATCGTCAAGCCAGGCCCGCCCGGCGTGCCCGTGACCCTCGGCGAGCTGACGGCAGCGCCCGTGGCCGTGGCGCTCTTCGGGCTCCTGCTCATGGTGTGGTTCCAGTCGCGGGGCATGTCGAGCGGGCTCTTGGTGGGCATCGTTCTGACCACGCTGCTTGCCGTGGTCGTCAACGCGTGGACGGGCGGGCGCGCCTTTCCCCTGCCGGGGCAAGCGGTGATCCCGAAAACTCTCGTGGGCTGGCCCGACCTGTCGAGTCTTGGCGCGGGCCTTGATTTCACGGTCTTTGCCCGGGTGGGCGCGGTCGCCGCCGCGGTCACCATCTTCTCCATCATGCTCTCCGATTTCTTCGACACCATGGGCACGGTCATCGGGATCGGCACCGAGGCGGGATGGGTGGGTCCGGACGGGCGGCTGCCCCGCCTGAACCGCGTGCTCCTCGTGGATTCACTCGCGGCGGTGGCGGGCGGCGCCGCCGGCGCCTCCTCGGCCACGACCTATGTCGAGTCAGCCGCGGGCGTGGCCGCCGGAGCCAAGACCGGGCTCGCCTCGGTGGTGACCGGCCTCTGCTTCCTCGTGGCCCTCTTCTTCGCGCCGGTGGCGGGGGTGGTGCCCGCCCAGGCCACGGCCCCCGCGCTCATCCTGGTCGGATTTCTCATGATCCGTCTGGTGCGCGACATCCCCTTCGGCGACCTCGAGGAAGGCTTCCCCGCTCTTCTGACCGTGACCCTCATGCCCTTCACCTACTCGATCACGGACGGCATCGGGGCGGGCTTCGTCGCGTACTGTGTCATCAAGCTTCTTCGCGGCAAGGGGGCCCAGGTGCATGCCATGATGTACGGGACGGCCGCCGCCTTCGTGATCTACTTCGCCATGCCCGCCGTGCGCGCCCTCCTGCGCGCCTGA
- a CDS encoding tRNA (adenine-N1)-methyltransferase has product MTALHHFQDGEQVLLIDQRGKRYLLLLRKGDTFHCDRGWIHHEAIIGQSDGAWVRTSKGTRCLAIRPTLAEYVLDMPRGAQVIYPKDLAMVLFWADIFPGARVLEAGTGSGALTLALLRAVGPEGKVITYEQREDFARRALANIHTRMGEVTNLAVRLRPVQEGLGEEEPVDRAVFDLPEPWHLVEPVTRSLRPGGIFLSYLPTIVQSHQLSEALRRHPGYALVETFETLMRPWNIDGLSVRPFHRMVAHTGFITVARRVVPEEGVTVRPIETDQSY; this is encoded by the coding sequence GTGACCGCCCTCCACCACTTTCAGGACGGCGAGCAAGTCCTGCTCATCGACCAGCGCGGCAAGCGCTACCTTCTCCTCCTGAGAAAAGGCGATACCTTCCACTGCGACCGGGGCTGGATCCACCACGAGGCCATCATCGGCCAGTCCGACGGCGCCTGGGTGCGGACCTCGAAGGGCACGCGCTGTCTGGCCATCCGACCCACGCTGGCCGAGTACGTGCTCGACATGCCGCGCGGCGCCCAGGTCATCTATCCCAAGGACCTGGCCATGGTTCTCTTCTGGGCGGACATTTTCCCTGGCGCGCGCGTGCTGGAGGCGGGCACGGGCTCGGGCGCGTTGACCCTGGCCCTGCTGCGCGCCGTGGGCCCGGAGGGCAAGGTCATCACGTATGAGCAGCGGGAAGACTTCGCCCGGCGCGCCCTCGCCAATATCCACACCCGCATGGGCGAGGTGACGAACCTGGCCGTGCGACTGCGGCCCGTGCAGGAGGGACTGGGGGAGGAGGAGCCGGTGGACCGCGCGGTCTTCGATCTGCCCGAGCCCTGGCATCTCGTCGAGCCCGTCACCCGTTCCCTGCGCCCGGGCGGTATCTTCCTCTCCTACTTGCCCACCATCGTGCAATCGCACCAGCTCTCCGAGGCCCTGCGGCGGCATCCCGGGTACGCGCTCGTCGAGACTTTCGAGACGCTGATGCGCCCGTGGAATATCGACGGGCTCTCCGTGCGTCCCTTTCATCGGATGGTTGCCCACACGGGCTTCATCACGGTGGCGCGCCGGGTCGTACCGGAAGAGGGCGTCACCGTGCGCCCCATCGAGACCGACCAGAGCTACTGA
- a CDS encoding MFS transporter, which yields MTPDRIAPAVALPRAAVAAPSVSERARPNYKLLGLLALGHLVIDTNQGSLPALLPHLKSGLGLTYAATGVIVLMANVTSSLIQPLFGFLADQTARRWLLPVSVFLSAVGISFTGVAPSYYAVLALVMLGGFGVAAYHPEGYRTATQVAGERKATGVSIFSTGGNIGIALGPPVMTALVTTLGLPGSLGLLIPGLLVAGLLMAVLPGLSRPLPARTQGASRAPRTMVGAMSLLIVVVAIRSWTQIGFSTYVPFYYLEVLKGDPRMVGTLLAVFLGAGAAGTLIAGPISDRIGHRRYMVGVFFLATPLAVGFMLVSGIWSFILLAALGVVLVSTFTVSVVLGQAYMPRNVGMASGLIVGFAIGAGGTGATVLGWIADHWGLPSALWISALTPVLGCLLALTLPEPRPR from the coding sequence ATGACTCCAGACCGGATCGCTCCGGCAGTAGCGCTGCCGCGTGCCGCTGTCGCCGCTCCCTCCGTTTCCGAGCGGGCGCGACCGAACTACAAGCTGCTGGGGCTGCTCGCCCTCGGCCATCTCGTGATCGACACCAATCAGGGCTCGCTGCCCGCGCTCTTGCCGCATCTCAAGTCAGGACTGGGGCTCACGTACGCGGCCACGGGCGTCATCGTGCTGATGGCGAACGTGACCTCATCGCTGATCCAGCCGCTCTTCGGCTTCCTCGCCGACCAGACGGCGCGGCGCTGGCTCCTGCCCGTATCCGTCTTCCTCTCTGCCGTCGGCATCTCCTTCACCGGCGTGGCACCGTCCTATTACGCCGTGCTCGCCCTCGTGATGCTGGGCGGCTTCGGCGTGGCCGCCTATCACCCGGAAGGCTATCGGACGGCCACCCAGGTGGCGGGCGAGCGCAAAGCCACGGGCGTGTCGATCTTCTCGACGGGCGGAAACATCGGGATCGCCCTGGGCCCGCCCGTGATGACGGCGCTGGTGACGACGCTGGGGTTGCCGGGCAGTCTCGGGCTGCTCATCCCGGGACTTCTCGTGGCGGGGCTTCTCATGGCCGTGCTGCCCGGGCTCTCGCGGCCGCTGCCCGCGCGGACGCAGGGTGCCTCGCGGGCGCCGAGGACCATGGTCGGGGCCATGTCGCTGCTCATCGTGGTCGTGGCGATCCGGTCCTGGACCCAGATCGGCTTCAGCACCTATGTCCCCTTCTACTACCTCGAGGTCCTCAAGGGCGACCCGCGCATGGTGGGCACGCTCCTCGCCGTCTTTCTCGGGGCGGGTGCCGCGGGCACCCTCATCGCGGGACCTATCTCGGACCGCATCGGCCATCGGCGCTACATGGTCGGCGTCTTCTTTCTCGCCACGCCGCTCGCCGTCGGCTTCATGCTCGTGAGCGGTATCTGGAGCTTCATTCTGCTCGCCGCCCTCGGCGTCGTCCTCGTCTCGACCTTCACGGTCTCGGTCGTGCTCGGGCAGGCCTATATGCCGCGCAATGTGGGGATGGCTTCGGGGCTCATCGTGGGGTTCGCCATCGGGGCGGGCGGCACGGGCGCCACCGTCCTCGGCTGGATCGCGGACCACTGGGGCCTGCCCTCGGCCCTCTGGATCTCGGCCCTCACGCCCGTGCTCGGCTGCCTCCTCGCCTTGACCCTGCCTGAGCCGCGCCCGCGCTGA
- a CDS encoding acyl-CoA dehydrogenase family protein: MESFRGVDYYGIEALLTEEQRMVRDAVRDWVEKEFMPIVATHHRDETFPLEVAKPLGEMGVFGATLKGYGCAGLDNVAYGLIMQELERGDSGLRSFASVQSGLVMYPIHAYGSEAQKEKWLPRLQSGESLGCFGLTEPDHGSDPGSMATRAIKKGNEYVLNGTKLWITNGSVAEVAVVWAKGDDGEIGGYLVERGTPGFSTLDIHGKFSMRASITSELAFADCKIPLENKLPGVKGLKGPLGCLSQARYGIAWGAIGGAMACYDWALQYAQQRIQFGKPIASFQLVQQKLVWMITEITKAQLLCLRLGQLKDEGKVRAQQISMAKMNNVQMALDTARLARDMMGAAGIVDEHPVIRHMLNLETVNTYEGTHDIHTLIIGRDITGLDAFGI, from the coding sequence ATGGAAAGCTTCCGCGGCGTCGACTACTACGGCATCGAGGCCTTGCTGACCGAGGAGCAGCGGATGGTGCGGGATGCCGTCCGCGACTGGGTGGAGAAGGAGTTCATGCCCATCGTCGCCACGCACCATCGGGACGAAACGTTCCCGCTGGAGGTGGCCAAGCCGCTCGGCGAGATGGGCGTCTTCGGAGCCACCCTCAAGGGCTATGGCTGCGCCGGGCTCGACAATGTCGCCTACGGGCTGATCATGCAGGAGCTCGAGCGCGGGGACTCCGGCCTGCGTTCCTTCGCCTCCGTCCAGAGCGGGCTCGTCATGTACCCGATCCATGCCTATGGCTCGGAGGCGCAGAAGGAGAAGTGGCTGCCCCGGCTCCAGTCCGGCGAGAGCCTCGGCTGCTTCGGCCTCACCGAGCCCGATCATGGGTCAGACCCGGGCTCCATGGCCACCCGCGCGATCAAGAAGGGCAATGAGTACGTGCTCAACGGCACCAAGCTCTGGATCACCAATGGCTCGGTGGCCGAGGTGGCCGTGGTCTGGGCCAAGGGAGACGACGGCGAGATCGGCGGCTATCTCGTCGAGCGCGGCACCCCGGGCTTCTCCACGCTCGACATCCACGGCAAGTTCTCCATGCGCGCGTCGATCACCTCGGAGCTCGCCTTCGCGGATTGCAAGATCCCGCTCGAGAACAAGCTGCCCGGCGTCAAGGGGCTCAAAGGCCCGCTCGGCTGTCTCTCCCAGGCCCGCTACGGCATCGCCTGGGGCGCCATCGGGGGGGCCATGGCCTGCTATGACTGGGCGCTGCAGTATGCTCAGCAGCGCATCCAGTTCGGCAAGCCCATCGCCTCCTTCCAGCTCGTCCAGCAAAAGCTGGTCTGGATGATCACGGAGATCACCAAGGCGCAGCTCCTGTGTCTCCGGCTCGGTCAGCTCAAGGACGAGGGCAAGGTGCGCGCGCAGCAGATCTCCATGGCCAAGATGAACAACGTCCAGATGGCCCTCGACACGGCCCGCCTGGCCCGCGACATGATGGGGGCCGCGGGCATCGTGGACGAGCACCCCGTCATTCGTCACATGCTGAACCTCGAGACGGTGAATACCTACGAGGGCACCCACGACATCCACACGCTGATCATCGGCCGCGACATCACGGGACTGGACGCCTTCGGCATCTGA
- a CDS encoding HD domain-containing protein, whose amino-acid sequence MRGVDTYQGRGLIADPIHRYILYTRPDGVPGEATEQDLIDSSWMQRLRRVPQLQSARWVFPAAEHSRFQHSLGAMHLAGRFAQQLHPSLKAEFPDAPSAALIEELLRISGLLHDIGHGPFGHFFDDNFLVDFDLTHEKLGQRIITEQLGDLVRGLRRSPSGPFEPGEAIDPEWICYLMGKSYTKPELAHPRWLAHLKPLLSGIYTADNMDYVLRDSYMCGVGVVGPIEIDRIIYYSFFSEKGLTLDRGGIQAFLMFLNARFYMYTNVYYHRTTRGIDLHLKEIFRDTIRLVFPHDLRKDIHPYLQLTEWTLLEEVARWQDADDPEKKALGQEWRHILDRRLKWRMSHEVVLDIFEPRRGLGFMQAEEVERRVREHLPAALKDFSFKIDMAQQDPRPLNPIGMQDRQIYVYDSASKDVSPEPLKELLKHLPGKVAQCRIFAQTHEHDQLLARALNQALGEERPAHPTNL is encoded by the coding sequence ATGCGTGGGGTGGATACGTACCAGGGGCGCGGGCTCATCGCCGACCCCATTCACCGGTACATTCTCTACACGCGTCCGGATGGCGTACCCGGGGAGGCGACGGAGCAGGACCTGATCGACTCGTCCTGGATGCAGCGCCTCCGGCGGGTGCCGCAGCTCCAGTCGGCGCGCTGGGTCTTTCCGGCCGCCGAGCACAGTCGCTTCCAGCATTCCCTGGGCGCCATGCACCTGGCCGGACGCTTCGCCCAGCAGCTCCACCCGTCGCTCAAGGCCGAGTTTCCCGACGCCCCGTCGGCCGCGCTCATCGAGGAGCTCCTGCGGATCTCGGGCCTCCTCCATGATATCGGGCACGGGCCCTTCGGCCACTTCTTCGACGACAACTTCCTCGTGGATTTCGACTTGACGCACGAAAAGCTCGGCCAGCGCATCATCACCGAGCAGCTCGGCGACCTCGTCCGTGGCCTTCGCCGTAGCCCCTCGGGACCCTTCGAGCCCGGCGAGGCCATAGACCCCGAGTGGATCTGCTATCTCATGGGCAAGAGCTACACCAAGCCCGAGCTGGCCCATCCGCGCTGGCTCGCGCATCTCAAGCCACTGCTCTCCGGCATCTACACCGCCGACAACATGGACTACGTCCTGCGAGACTCCTACATGTGTGGGGTGGGCGTGGTGGGGCCCATCGAGATCGATCGGATCATCTACTACTCCTTCTTCAGCGAGAAGGGGCTCACCCTCGACCGCGGGGGCATCCAGGCGTTCCTCATGTTCCTGAACGCGCGCTTTTACATGTACACCAATGTCTACTACCACCGCACCACGCGCGGCATCGACCTGCACCTGAAGGAGATCTTCCGCGACACCATCCGGCTGGTCTTCCCCCACGATCTGCGGAAGGACATCCATCCGTACCTCCAGCTGACGGAGTGGACCCTCCTGGAGGAAGTGGCGCGCTGGCAGGACGCCGACGATCCGGAGAAGAAGGCCCTGGGGCAGGAGTGGCGGCATATCCTGGACCGGCGGCTCAAGTGGCGGATGTCTCACGAGGTGGTGCTGGACATCTTCGAGCCGCGCCGGGGTTTGGGCTTCATGCAGGCGGAAGAGGTCGAGCGCCGGGTGCGCGAGCACCTGCCCGCGGCCCTCAAGGATTTTTCGTTCAAGATCGATATGGCCCAGCAGGATCCCCGTCCGCTGAACCCCATCGGCATGCAGGACCGCCAGATCTACGTGTACGATTCGGCGTCGAAGGACGTCTCCCCGGAGCCGCTCAAGGAGCTGCTCAAGCACCTGCCGGGGAAGGTGGCGCAGTGCCGGATCTTCGCCCAGACGCACGAGCACGACCAGCTCTTGGCCCGGGCCCTCAACCAGGCCCTCGGCGAAGAGCGGCCCGCCCACCCGACCAACCTCTAG
- a CDS encoding S1C family serine protease, giving the protein MPRSLFAWAVLLAMLPTLLEAAPQGAAPKPDSKEISALPTYVRRVAPAMVGLRVQVPPDRPSAATLGVERGGSGVIFDQAGYVLTVSYVVLDAARIEVALRDGRKVPGKLHALDLESGLGVVRLEGAGPWPAAALGDSSKVAAGDVTGTIGIDEDGDLVVAQSRVQAIRPFSASWEYMLDRAFLVAPHNPAFGGAALVDQTGAVIGITSLRLGQSPIVNLAIPVEKFLAGKDELLAKGRVESRPPRPWLGLYTQERAGGGVVVAGVSPAGPARNAGFRRGDVIVRINGEQVSTQEEFYRRLWSGGIGQEVQLVVLRDQRFEAITVRPVDRYRIYRTGDR; this is encoded by the coding sequence ATGCCCCGCTCTCTGTTCGCCTGGGCCGTGCTGCTGGCAATGCTGCCGACGTTGCTCGAGGCCGCGCCCCAGGGCGCCGCGCCCAAGCCCGATTCCAAGGAGATCTCCGCGCTCCCGACCTACGTCCGGCGCGTGGCGCCGGCCATGGTCGGCCTTCGCGTCCAGGTGCCGCCCGACCGGCCCTCCGCGGCGACCCTCGGCGTGGAGCGGGGGGGCAGCGGTGTCATCTTCGATCAGGCCGGCTATGTCCTCACCGTCAGCTACGTGGTGCTGGACGCCGCGCGAATCGAGGTGGCGCTGCGCGACGGGCGCAAGGTGCCGGGCAAGCTACACGCCCTCGATCTCGAATCCGGGCTCGGGGTGGTCAGGCTCGAGGGAGCCGGGCCTTGGCCCGCCGCAGCCCTCGGCGATTCGAGCAAGGTCGCCGCCGGCGATGTCACGGGGACGATCGGGATCGACGAGGACGGAGACCTCGTGGTCGCGCAGAGCCGCGTGCAAGCGATTCGCCCGTTCTCCGCCTCCTGGGAGTACATGCTCGACCGCGCGTTCCTCGTCGCCCCCCACAACCCCGCCTTCGGGGGCGCGGCCCTCGTGGATCAGACGGGGGCGGTCATCGGCATCACATCGCTCCGGCTCGGCCAGTCCCCCATCGTCAACCTGGCCATTCCCGTCGAGAAGTTCCTCGCGGGTAAAGACGAGCTGCTCGCCAAGGGGCGTGTGGAGAGCCGTCCGCCGCGGCCATGGCTCGGTCTCTACACCCAGGAGCGCGCGGGGGGCGGGGTCGTGGTCGCCGGCGTATCTCCGGCGGGGCCTGCCCGGAACGCCGGCTTCCGCCGGGGCGACGTCATCGTCCGTATCAATGGCGAGCAGGTCTCGACCCAGGAGGAATTCTACCGGCGTCTCTGGTCGGGAGGGATAGGCCAGGAGGTCCAGCTCGTGGTCCTCCGCGACCAGCGCTTCGAGGCCATCACGGTACGCCCCGTGGATCGCTACCGCATCTACCGCACCGGCGATCGCTGA
- the rfbB gene encoding dTDP-glucose 4,6-dehydratase produces the protein MKILVTGGAGFIGCNFVRHILTAHPDDAVVNFDKLTYAGNLENLRDVEKDPRYRFVRGDICDRAQVREAMEGVEAVVHFAAETHVDRSNAGAAEFLSTNVTGTFTLLEAARELKVSRFVAIGTDEVYGSITKGAARELDPLNPSNPYSASKAAADLLARAYWTTHRLPVIVTRSSNNFGPYQYPEKIIPLFITNAIEDKPLPLYGDGKNVRDWLYVLDNCAAIDLVLRKGKDGEIYNIGGSHEVENIVLTRQVLRLVGKPDTLITPVADRPGHDRRYALDSAKAHGLGWKPAHTFAKALEATVSWYKSHEAWWKPIKSGAFRAYYEKQYSPS, from the coding sequence GTGAAAATCCTGGTCACGGGCGGGGCGGGCTTCATCGGCTGCAATTTCGTCCGCCACATCCTGACCGCGCATCCCGACGATGCCGTCGTCAACTTCGACAAGCTGACCTATGCGGGCAATCTGGAGAACCTTCGCGACGTCGAGAAGGACCCGCGCTACCGCTTCGTTCGCGGCGATATCTGCGACCGCGCCCAGGTTCGGGAGGCCATGGAGGGGGTGGAGGCGGTGGTCCACTTCGCCGCCGAGACGCACGTCGATCGCTCCAACGCGGGCGCCGCCGAGTTCCTGAGCACCAATGTCACGGGAACCTTCACCCTGCTCGAAGCGGCCCGCGAGCTCAAGGTGTCCCGGTTCGTGGCCATCGGGACCGATGAGGTCTACGGCAGCATCACCAAGGGCGCCGCGCGCGAGCTGGACCCGCTCAACCCGTCCAACCCGTACTCGGCCTCCAAGGCCGCGGCCGACCTCCTGGCCCGCGCGTACTGGACCACGCATCGCCTGCCCGTCATCGTCACGCGCAGCAGCAATAACTTCGGGCCCTACCAGTACCCGGAAAAGATCATCCCCCTCTTCATCACCAATGCCATCGAGGACAAGCCGCTACCCCTCTACGGGGACGGCAAGAATGTCCGCGACTGGCTCTACGTGCTCGACAACTGCGCGGCCATCGACCTCGTGCTCCGCAAGGGCAAAGATGGCGAAATCTACAACATCGGCGGGAGCCACGAGGTGGAAAACATCGTGCTGACGCGACAGGTGCTGCGCCTCGTGGGCAAGCCGGACACCCTGATCACACCGGTGGCCGACCGTCCCGGACACGATCGCCGCTACGCTCTCGACTCCGCCAAGGCTCACGGGCTCGGATGGAAGCCGGCGCACACCTTCGCCAAGGCCCTCGAGGCGACGGTGAGCTGGTACAAGAGCCACGAAGCCTGGTGGAAGCCGATCAAGTCGGGCGCCTTCCGCGCATACTACGAAAAGCAGTACTCGCCAAGCTAA
- a CDS encoding dTDP-4-dehydrorhamnose 3,5-epimerase family protein: protein MRLNDDAQRAFSVQDYGAPPAIQGVEIVDLKRFSDDGGSFIELGRLGKGGVHAAFPGFECRQINYSEMDPGVVKAFHIHRRQTDVWFVPPGDKMLLVLVDVRAGSPTEKVVRRLVLGEGAARLVRIPPGVAHGVKNLAASRGRIFYFVDTHFEPAPEACDEGRLPWDHAGADVWDVAKG, encoded by the coding sequence ATGCGTCTCAACGACGACGCGCAGCGGGCATTCTCGGTCCAGGACTACGGCGCGCCCCCCGCCATCCAGGGCGTGGAGATCGTGGATCTCAAGCGCTTCAGCGACGACGGCGGGTCCTTCATCGAGCTCGGACGGCTCGGGAAGGGGGGCGTGCACGCGGCCTTCCCCGGCTTCGAGTGCCGGCAGATCAACTACAGCGAGATGGATCCCGGCGTGGTCAAGGCCTTTCACATCCACCGGCGCCAGACCGACGTGTGGTTCGTGCCGCCCGGAGACAAGATGCTGCTGGTGCTGGTGGACGTGCGCGCCGGCTCGCCCACCGAGAAGGTCGTCCGCCGGCTCGTCCTGGGCGAGGGGGCGGCGCGGCTCGTCCGCATCCCGCCGGGGGTGGCCCACGGCGTGAAGAACCTGGCCGCCTCGCGCGGGCGCATCTTCTATTTCGTGGACACGCACTTCGAGCCGGCTCCCGAGGCCTGCGACGAGGGGCGGCTGCCCTGGGATCATGCGGGCGCGGATGTCTGGGACGTCGCCAAAGGCTGA
- a CDS encoding glucose-1-phosphate thymidylyltransferase codes for MKGLILSGGRGTRLRPITFTSAKQLVPVANKPILFYGIEALAASGILEIGIVVGDTHQEIRDAVGDGSRFGVAVTYIQQDAPLGLAHAVLVSESFLGSDPFCMYLGDNLIRERLEPLVTRFREEKPQSQILLARVPDPTQFGVAELKDGKVVRLTEKPKVPPSDLALVGVYMFDATVFRAVKAIKPSARGELEITDAIQWLIDQGHVVRPHVIEGWWKDTGKLEDMLEANRIILDTLVPRTDGTIERSDITGKVVIEAGARVVASSVRGPAIIGKGAQIENAYVGPFTSIGDGVIVRGSEVEHSIILEGASISDIGGRIESSLIGRNVSIYRSQHKPRSFNFMLGDRSEVGLI; via the coding sequence ATGAAAGGGTTAATCCTCTCAGGCGGACGCGGAACCAGGCTCCGCCCCATTACCTTCACCTCGGCCAAGCAGCTGGTCCCCGTGGCCAACAAGCCCATCCTCTTCTACGGGATCGAGGCGCTGGCCGCCTCGGGCATTCTTGAGATCGGCATCGTGGTTGGCGACACGCATCAAGAGATCCGGGACGCGGTGGGCGACGGCAGCCGCTTCGGTGTCGCCGTCACCTATATCCAGCAGGACGCCCCCCTCGGGCTCGCCCACGCCGTCCTCGTCTCGGAGTCCTTCCTGGGCTCGGACCCGTTCTGCATGTACCTGGGGGACAACTTGATCCGTGAGAGGCTCGAGCCCCTGGTCACGCGCTTCCGCGAGGAGAAGCCCCAGAGCCAGATCCTCCTGGCCCGCGTGCCGGATCCGACCCAGTTCGGCGTGGCCGAGCTCAAGGACGGCAAGGTCGTGCGCCTCACCGAGAAGCCGAAGGTGCCGCCGTCCGACCTCGCCCTGGTCGGCGTCTACATGTTCGACGCGACCGTGTTCCGGGCGGTCAAGGCCATCAAGCCGTCGGCCCGGGGCGAGCTGGAGATCACGGACGCCATCCAGTGGCTGATCGACCAGGGCCATGTCGTGCGGCCGCACGTCATCGAGGGGTGGTGGAAGGACACGGGCAAGCTCGAGGACATGCTCGAGGCCAACCGGATCATCCTCGACACCCTCGTGCCGAGGACGGATGGCACCATCGAGCGCTCCGACATCACGGGCAAGGTCGTCATCGAGGCCGGCGCCCGCGTGGTGGCCAGCAGCGTCCGGGGGCCGGCCATCATCGGCAAGGGCGCCCAGATCGAGAACGCCTATGTGGGGCCCTTTACCTCCATCGGAGACGGGGTGATCGTGCGAGGCAGCGAGGTCGAGCACTCGATCATTCTCGAGGGCGCCAGCATCTCGGACATCGGCGGCCGCATCGAGTCGAGCCTCATCGGCCGCAATGTCTCCATCTACCGCAGCCAGCACAAGCCGCGGTCGTTCAATTTCATGCTCGGCGACCGCAGCGAGGTCGGCCTCATCTGA